Proteins co-encoded in one Papaver somniferum cultivar HN1 chromosome 5, ASM357369v1, whole genome shotgun sequence genomic window:
- the LOC113279113 gene encoding uncharacterized protein LOC113279113: protein MLGEGKPSPIGIRLLSGTLLKDFIRAVNTPLPPSFTPSEFSDSDKEEDNTMGGRPPAPRTLKELTSPNIDQQPLCIQLNGTIELKLQLIHLLPKFKGLAGDDPNRHLQQFHHVVTSMKQATADADMAMMIAFPFSLIDAAGEWFFCLPSGSITTWNEMKKLFLEKYFPASKAVVIRKEICGIRQVPGETLYEYWERYKKLLASCPHHQISDQLVIQYLYEGLLSNDRNLIDAASGGALTNKTITEATSLLENMAANTQQFYTRDEPMVRKVNEVGDSSHLEYRMGNMERMMQQVAAAVIPSYTKEVEQASAMYQNQQRPRYDPYSSTYNPGWRDHPNFNYANKQVAVSNSSFNQQGGYQFLQRPQ, encoded by the coding sequence ATGCTTGGAGAAGGCAAACCAAGTCCTATTGGTATACGTCTTCTTTCGGGCACtttactaaaagacttcattcgaGCAGTGAATACTCCACTTCCTCCTAGTTTTACACCAAGTGAATTCTCGGACTCGGACAAAGAGGAAGACAACACAATGGGAGGTCGACCACCTGCTCCAAGAACACTCAAGGAGCTCACTTCTCCAAACATTGACCAGCAGCCTTTATGTATTCAGCTTAATGGAACCATTGAGTTGAAGCTGCAATTGATTCACTTGCTGCCCAAATTCAAAGGTTTAGCGGGAGATGATCCTAATCGTCACTTACAACAATTCCATCATGTTGTGACTAGTATGAAGCAAGCAACCGCAGATGCTGATATGGCTATGATGATAGCGTTTCCTTTCTCCCTTATAGATGCTGCAGGAGAGTGGTTCTTTTGCTTACCCTCTGGAAGTATAACCACATGGAATGAAATGAAGAAGTTGTTCCTTGAGAAGTATTTTCCAGCATCAAAAGCAGTAGTGATTCGTAAGGAGATATGTGGTATTAGGCAAGTACCCGGAGAGACTCTCTATGAGTATTGGGAGCGCTACAAGAAGCTTTTAGctagctgtccacaccatcaaatTAGCGATCAACTCGTTATTCAATACTTATACGAGGGGTTGCTTTCTAATGATAGAAATTTGATTGATGccgcaagtggtggtgcacttacCAACAAAACCATTACAGAAGCTACAAGTTTGTTGGAGAATATGGCTGCGAACACTCAACAATTCTACACTCGAGATGAACCAATGGTAAGGAAAGTGAATGAAGTTGGTGATTCTTCACATTTGGAATATAGGATGGGTAACATGGAGAGGATGATGCAACAAGTAGCAGCGGCTGTAATACCATCATACACCAAAGAAGTTGAGCAAGCTAGTGCAATGTACCAAAATCAGCAACGACCAAGATATGATCCTTATTCCAGCACATATAATCCGGGTTGGCGAGATCATCCTAATTTCAACTACGCCAACAAGCAAGTTGCAGTTTCTAATTCTTCTTTCAATCAACAAGGTGGGTACCAATTCTTGCAAAGGCCGCAATAA